One Gaiella occulta genomic region harbors:
- the mnmA gene encoding tRNA 2-thiouridine(34) synthase MnmA: MPPLELIGDSARGADYAAVRLVVDGDRIVEADAPGLERDLAGLTLLDAAAVPGTTLAADALANALAPAFHAEPSPARIAVAMSGGVDSAVALLRAGSDAIGVTLRLWLDPAGPSAERACCSPDAVIAARETCHRLGLPHVTLDLREAFRAAVVQPFVDGYAAGLTPNPCMRCNGVFRFGALVAFAERAGARALWTGHYARIVEREGMRLIGCGADASKDQSYMLATVDPALLHRVAFPLAEHTKSDTRAEAAAAGLAVAGRSESQEACFLAGADYRAFLERQGLEAEPGAIVDERGTVLGRHDGIWRYTPGQRRGIGVAAPEPLYALRTDRATNAVVVGPRSALASTVVHARGRVYLPVERGHAKLRYRSQPVPARVEPEPGGFTLRLERPVDAVAPGQVAAVYDRDAIVAAGVIAGSSG; encoded by the coding sequence ATGCCTCCGCTCGAGCTCATCGGCGATTCCGCCCGGGGCGCCGACTATGCCGCCGTCCGCCTCGTCGTCGACGGCGACCGCATCGTCGAGGCCGACGCACCCGGCCTGGAACGCGATCTCGCCGGCCTGACGCTGCTCGATGCCGCCGCCGTCCCCGGCACCACGCTCGCTGCCGACGCGCTCGCCAACGCGCTCGCTCCCGCCTTCCATGCCGAGCCCTCTCCGGCGCGCATCGCCGTTGCGATGAGCGGCGGTGTCGACAGCGCCGTGGCGCTCCTTCGCGCCGGCAGCGACGCGATCGGCGTCACGCTCCGCCTCTGGCTCGATCCGGCCGGCCCGAGCGCCGAGCGCGCCTGCTGCTCCCCCGATGCCGTCATCGCCGCCCGCGAGACGTGCCACCGGCTCGGGTTGCCGCACGTCACGCTCGACCTCCGCGAGGCGTTCCGGGCAGCCGTCGTGCAGCCGTTCGTGGACGGCTACGCGGCGGGGCTGACACCGAACCCGTGTATGCGCTGTAACGGCGTGTTCCGCTTCGGCGCGCTCGTCGCGTTCGCCGAGCGCGCCGGCGCGCGCGCCCTCTGGACGGGCCACTACGCACGTATCGTCGAGCGCGAGGGCATGCGCCTGATCGGATGCGGGGCGGACGCGAGCAAGGACCAGTCGTACATGCTCGCGACCGTCGATCCCGCACTGCTGCACCGCGTCGCGTTCCCGCTCGCCGAGCACACGAAGAGCGACACGCGCGCCGAGGCTGCCGCGGCCGGGCTCGCCGTCGCCGGCCGCTCCGAGAGCCAGGAGGCGTGCTTCCTGGCAGGCGCCGACTACCGCGCATTCCTCGAGCGGCAGGGGCTCGAGGCCGAGCCGGGGGCGATCGTCGACGAGCGCGGCACCGTCCTCGGCCGCCACGACGGCATCTGGCGCTACACGCCGGGGCAGCGGCGCGGCATCGGGGTCGCCGCGCCCGAGCCCCTCTACGCGCTGCGCACCGACCGCGCGACGAATGCCGTCGTCGTCGGGCCGCGCTCGGCCCTCGCGTCGACGGTCGTTCACGCCCGCGGCCGCGTCTACCTGCCCGTCGAGCGCGGGCACGCCAAGCTGCGCTACCGGTCGCAGCCCGTTCCGGCGCGCGTCGAGCCGGAGCCGGGGGGATTCACGCTGCGCCTGGAGCGCCCGGTGGACGCGGTCGCGCCGGGGCAGGTCGCCGCCGTCTACGACCGCGACGCGATCGTCGCAGCGGGCGTCATCGCCGGATCGAGCGGGTAG
- a CDS encoding DUF948 domain-containing protein produces MSVLAFSAADAAYWGLAIFLVLVGLATAYMLLRLGQTFERLSSFVRGTERELLPVIAKTGATVDRINYQLDKADSVTDSAVSIADSADTAVRAVSAAIARPVEKVSGLAAGVSHGVSQLLKTKSLGDAAAAAREAARRREADLRADLHDAGRTPAESERPPAQPRPVAQPKPDPWPRPHPVPKPSPAPVPPDEPAAA; encoded by the coding sequence ATGTCCGTGCTCGCCTTCAGCGCCGCTGACGCCGCCTACTGGGGGCTCGCGATCTTCCTCGTGCTCGTCGGCCTCGCCACCGCCTACATGCTGCTCCGGCTCGGCCAGACCTTCGAGCGCCTGTCGTCGTTCGTGCGCGGCACGGAGCGCGAGCTGCTGCCCGTGATCGCGAAGACCGGGGCGACCGTCGACCGCATCAACTACCAGCTCGACAAGGCCGACAGCGTCACCGACAGCGCCGTCTCGATCGCCGACAGCGCCGACACGGCCGTCCGTGCGGTCTCGGCCGCGATCGCCAGGCCGGTCGAGAAGGTGTCCGGCCTCGCCGCAGGCGTCTCACACGGCGTCTCCCAGCTGCTCAAGACGAAGAGCCTCGGCGACGCGGCGGCCGCTGCCAGGGAGGCGGCGCGGCGCCGCGAGGCGGACCTGCGCGCCGACCTGCACGATGCGGGACGGACGCCGGCGGAGAGCGAGCGGCCGCCGGCTCAACCGCGCCCCGTCGCGCAGCCGAAGCCCGACCCGTGGCCGCGGCCGCACCCCGTGCCGAAACCCTCGCCGGCGCCGGTGCCGCCGGACGAGCCCGCCGCGGCATAG
- the alaS gene encoding alanine--tRNA ligase, with amino-acid sequence MRTTAELREGFLSFFEARGHLRFPSWSLIPPPEDPSTLFVSAGMQPLKPYFSGAKQPPAPRFTTVQKCLRAGGKDTDLDQVGQTARHASMFEMLGNFSFGDYFKDGAIDLAWEFVTGEMGLDPDRLWATVFAGDPVLDLGEDDVAVRGWLRKGLPRDRIVPFPRSDNFWGPAGETGPCGPCSELHLDRGERYGCGRDTCGPNCEHCDRFIEFWNLVFMEYDLAADGSLTPLPKQNIDTGMGLERGAMLLQEVDSIFDTDGFRLIMDWIEHESGVGYGTSPEATKAHRVLSDHGRGITFLIAEGITPANEGRGYVLRRLIRRSVVQARRIGLPAVYPLPAIVVEQVGPWYPEVVEHASSIERIVRAEEERFRETLDRGMKEFEALGGAGDISADDAFRLAATYGFPVELTVELAAERGRQVDVEGYRIAMARHREISRGSGEKGAVQRAADFARCAGFTTAFVGYAKTDVLTQIGALEDLGDGTFLAKLRESPFYPAGGGQVTDHGTIALDGDPSLQAELVEAFRFDGDQALLFRGAGFAAGDRVRALVPWSIRFPTMANHTATHLLQEALREVLGEHVKQAGSSVRPDRLRFDFTHAVALTPEEREQVELRVNRAIFENRPLHVFETPIEEARKLGAMMLFGEKYGDIVRVVEIEGVSRELCGGTHVRTTAEIGAFTITSEGSVGAGARRIEAVTSGEAFALLRARSRELDEVRAELERLRKELKRKQAAPRAAGPVEIEAAVRTARGVNLIVQAVDGLDGDALLDLSDRFKQRHAPAAVVLGGVDDGKVTLIANFDPTVAEKVSASDVVRAAAAHVGGGGGGRPTMARAGGKDPAKLPDALAEAERLILAAL; translated from the coding sequence ATGCGCACGACCGCCGAGCTCCGCGAGGGCTTTCTCTCCTTCTTCGAGGCGAGAGGCCACCTGCGCTTCCCCTCCTGGTCGCTGATTCCGCCGCCGGAAGACCCGTCGACGTTGTTCGTGTCCGCCGGCATGCAGCCCCTGAAGCCGTACTTCTCCGGGGCCAAGCAGCCGCCGGCGCCACGCTTCACGACCGTGCAGAAGTGTCTGCGCGCGGGAGGCAAGGACACCGACCTCGACCAGGTGGGGCAGACGGCGCGGCACGCGTCGATGTTCGAGATGCTCGGCAACTTCTCGTTCGGCGACTACTTCAAGGACGGCGCGATCGACCTCGCCTGGGAGTTCGTCACCGGGGAGATGGGGCTCGACCCCGACCGGCTGTGGGCGACCGTGTTCGCGGGCGACCCGGTGCTCGACCTCGGCGAGGACGACGTCGCCGTACGTGGCTGGCTGCGCAAGGGCCTGCCGCGCGACCGCATCGTGCCGTTCCCGCGCTCCGACAACTTCTGGGGCCCGGCCGGCGAGACCGGCCCGTGCGGCCCTTGCTCGGAGCTGCACCTCGACCGCGGCGAGCGGTACGGCTGCGGCCGCGACACGTGCGGCCCGAACTGCGAGCACTGCGACCGTTTCATCGAGTTCTGGAACCTCGTCTTCATGGAGTACGACCTGGCAGCCGACGGGTCGCTGACGCCGCTGCCGAAACAGAACATCGACACGGGCATGGGGCTCGAGCGCGGCGCGATGCTGCTGCAGGAGGTCGACTCGATCTTCGACACCGACGGCTTCCGGCTCATCATGGACTGGATCGAGCACGAGTCAGGCGTCGGCTACGGCACGTCGCCCGAGGCGACGAAGGCGCACCGCGTGCTCAGCGACCACGGCCGCGGCATCACCTTCCTGATCGCCGAGGGCATCACTCCGGCGAACGAGGGCCGCGGCTACGTGCTGCGACGCCTCATCCGGCGCTCCGTCGTCCAGGCGCGCCGGATCGGGCTGCCGGCGGTCTATCCCCTGCCGGCGATCGTCGTCGAGCAGGTCGGGCCCTGGTACCCGGAGGTGGTCGAGCACGCCTCGTCGATCGAGCGGATCGTCCGTGCCGAGGAGGAGCGGTTCCGCGAGACCCTCGACCGCGGCATGAAGGAGTTCGAGGCGCTCGGCGGCGCCGGCGACATCTCCGCCGACGACGCGTTCCGGCTCGCCGCCACCTACGGCTTCCCGGTCGAGCTCACGGTCGAGCTGGCGGCGGAGCGCGGCCGGCAGGTCGACGTCGAGGGCTACCGGATCGCGATGGCACGGCACCGCGAGATCTCCCGCGGATCGGGCGAGAAGGGCGCGGTGCAGCGTGCCGCCGACTTCGCCCGCTGCGCCGGTTTCACGACCGCGTTCGTCGGCTACGCGAAGACCGACGTGCTCACGCAGATCGGCGCGCTCGAGGACCTCGGCGACGGCACCTTCCTCGCGAAGCTGCGCGAGTCGCCGTTCTACCCGGCCGGGGGCGGCCAGGTGACGGATCACGGCACCATCGCCCTCGACGGCGACCCGTCGCTGCAGGCCGAGCTCGTCGAGGCATTCCGCTTCGACGGCGACCAGGCGCTCCTCTTCCGCGGCGCGGGCTTCGCCGCCGGCGACCGTGTGCGGGCGCTCGTGCCGTGGAGCATCCGCTTCCCGACGATGGCCAACCACACCGCCACCCACCTCCTGCAGGAGGCGCTGCGCGAGGTGCTCGGCGAGCACGTCAAGCAGGCCGGCTCGTCCGTGCGTCCCGATCGGCTGCGCTTCGACTTCACGCACGCGGTCGCGCTCACGCCCGAGGAGCGCGAGCAGGTCGAGCTGCGCGTCAACCGCGCGATCTTCGAGAACCGGCCGCTGCACGTGTTCGAGACGCCGATCGAGGAGGCACGCAAGCTCGGCGCGATGATGCTGTTCGGCGAGAAGTACGGCGACATCGTGCGCGTGGTCGAGATCGAGGGCGTCTCGCGTGAGCTGTGCGGCGGCACCCACGTCCGTACGACCGCGGAGATCGGCGCGTTCACGATCACCTCCGAGGGCTCGGTCGGCGCGGGCGCGCGGCGTATCGAAGCGGTCACCTCGGGCGAGGCGTTCGCGCTGCTGCGTGCGCGGTCGCGCGAGCTCGACGAGGTGCGCGCCGAGCTCGAGCGGCTGCGCAAGGAGCTGAAGCGCAAGCAGGCCGCCCCGAGGGCCGCCGGCCCCGTCGAGATCGAGGCGGCCGTGCGCACCGCGAGGGGCGTCAACCTCATCGTGCAGGCGGTGGACGGGCTCGACGGCGACGCGCTGCTCGACCTCTCCGACCGCTTCAAGCAGCGGCACGCGCCCGCGGCGGTCGTGCTCGGAGGCGTCGACGACGGCAAGGTGACGCTGATCGCGAACTTCGACCCGACGGTGGCGGAGAAGGTGAGCGCGTCCGACGTCGTCAGGGCGGCGGCGGCGCACGTCGGCGGGGGCGGGGGCGGCCGGCCGACGATGGCGCGCGCAGGTGGGAAGGACCCCGCGAAGCTGCCCGACGCGCTCGCCGAAGCCGAGCGCCTGATCCTCGCCGCGCTCTAG
- the ruvX gene encoding Holliday junction resolvase RuvX: protein MRVLALDYGSRRTGVAVSDATGTLARPLGVVASAAADTGLDRIAVLVAAHEVERVVVGLPLTLRGEHGKQARETERFVTALRGRVQVPVETFDERFTTALAARTPSGTPEDARAAAHLLQSWLEREARR, encoded by the coding sequence GTGCGCGTGCTCGCGCTCGACTACGGCTCGCGCCGCACGGGCGTCGCGGTCTCGGATGCGACGGGGACGCTGGCGCGGCCGCTCGGGGTCGTCGCGAGCGCCGCCGCCGACACGGGGCTCGACCGCATCGCGGTGCTCGTCGCCGCGCACGAGGTCGAGCGGGTCGTGGTCGGGCTGCCGCTGACGTTGCGCGGCGAGCACGGCAAGCAGGCACGGGAGACCGAGCGCTTCGTGACGGCGCTGCGCGGGCGGGTGCAGGTGCCGGTGGAGACGTTCGACGAGCGATTCACGACGGCGCTCGCGGCCCGCACGCCGTCGGGTACGCCGGAGGACGCCAGGGCCGCCGCCCACCTGCTGCAGAGCTGGCTCGAGCGGGAGGCACGCCGGTGA
- the mltG gene encoding endolytic transglycosylase MltG, with protein MRRAPALLALAAAGLVAALALAGCGGSGAAPGTTTTAATLERLRIIFPEGLNVREMGARVAEVRRIAIAKRGVTPKLTRASYLAAAKRARPPKAFVADWKRGHIEGFLFPALYEFSQVTTGRELVDDQLAAFRRAFAKVDLRYARSKRLTPYDVLTIASMIEKETVAPAERKLVAAVIYNRLRKRMPLGIDATIRYGLDIPGTASLTKTALRSDTPYNSRRFPGLPPTPIANPGLASLQAAAHPARVDYLYYVRIPGTKRHFFTADEGAFLRKVCAFGYACS; from the coding sequence GTGAGGCGCGCGCCCGCGCTGCTCGCGCTCGCCGCGGCGGGACTCGTCGCCGCTCTCGCCCTGGCCGGCTGCGGCGGCAGCGGCGCCGCGCCCGGCACGACCACGACGGCAGCGACGCTCGAGCGCCTGCGCATCATCTTCCCGGAGGGGCTGAACGTCCGCGAGATGGGCGCGCGCGTCGCCGAGGTGCGCCGCATCGCGATCGCGAAGCGGGGCGTGACGCCGAAGCTGACGCGGGCCTCGTACCTGGCAGCGGCGAAACGGGCGCGGCCGCCGAAGGCGTTCGTCGCCGACTGGAAGCGCGGGCACATCGAAGGCTTCCTCTTCCCGGCTCTGTACGAGTTCTCACAGGTGACGACCGGAAGGGAGCTCGTCGACGACCAGCTCGCCGCCTTCCGTCGCGCGTTCGCGAAGGTCGATCTCCGCTACGCGCGCTCGAAGAGGCTGACGCCGTACGACGTGCTCACGATCGCCTCGATGATCGAGAAGGAGACGGTCGCGCCGGCCGAGCGCAAGCTCGTCGCCGCCGTCATCTACAACCGGCTGCGCAAGCGGATGCCGCTCGGCATCGACGCCACGATCCGCTACGGCCTCGATATCCCGGGAACGGCGTCGCTCACGAAGACGGCGCTCCGCAGCGACACGCCGTACAACAGCCGCCGCTTCCCCGGGCTGCCGCCGACGCCGATCGCCAACCCGGGTCTCGCCTCGTTGCAGGCCGCTGCTCATCCGGCACGGGTCGACTACCTCTACTACGTTCGCATCCCCGGCACGAAGCGGCACTTCTTCACGGCGGACGAGGGAGCGTTCCTGCGCAAGGTGTGCGCATTCGGCTACGCCTGCTCGTGA
- a CDS encoding shikimate dehydrogenase family protein — MIEIRGTTTLVGLLGWPTSHSLSPPMHNAGFAALGLDWAYVPLPVPPDRLADAVRGVAAAGFAGANVTIPHKQAVITLCDELDEVARRAGSVNTLVFDGGRVLGSSTDGDAVVSRIEAGGRRALVLGAGGAALAVAEALERAGAAVTVASRRDSGWPPSAGGFDILVNATPLKEELVVAPHARLQVVDLAYLQDGRDTALVAAARAAGCEAVVDGLDVLLAQGAASFARWTGRAAPTAAMRAALRAARP, encoded by the coding sequence GTGATCGAGATCCGCGGCACGACCACCCTCGTCGGCCTGCTCGGCTGGCCGACGTCGCACTCGCTGTCGCCGCCGATGCACAACGCCGGCTTCGCCGCGCTCGGGCTCGACTGGGCCTACGTCCCGCTTCCCGTGCCGCCCGACCGTCTCGCCGACGCGGTGCGGGGCGTCGCCGCCGCCGGCTTCGCGGGGGCGAACGTCACGATCCCGCACAAGCAGGCCGTGATCACGCTGTGCGACGAGCTCGACGAGGTCGCCCGGCGCGCCGGCTCCGTCAACACGCTCGTGTTCGACGGCGGACGCGTACTGGGCTCGTCCACGGACGGGGACGCGGTCGTGTCCCGGATCGAGGCCGGCGGCCGGCGCGCCCTCGTGCTCGGTGCCGGGGGCGCGGCGCTCGCGGTCGCGGAGGCGCTCGAGCGCGCGGGGGCCGCCGTCACCGTGGCGAGCCGGCGCGATTCCGGCTGGCCGCCGTCCGCGGGCGGCTTCGACATCCTCGTCAACGCGACCCCGCTGAAGGAGGAGCTCGTCGTGGCGCCGCACGCGCGCCTGCAGGTCGTCGACCTCGCCTACCTGCAAGACGGCCGCGACACGGCGCTCGTCGCCGCAGCGCGCGCCGCGGGCTGCGAAGCGGTGGTGGACGGTCTCGACGTGCTCCTCGCGCAGGGGGCCGCCTCGTTCGCGCGCTGGACGGGGCGTGCCGCCCCGACCGCCGCCATGCGCGCCGCCCTGCGCGCCGCGCGCCCCTGA
- a CDS encoding chorismate synthase translates to MTLGIVTAGESHGPALVAVLTGLPAGLRLDRGSVDADLRRRQQGYGRSPRQQLETDVVEVLSGLRHARTLGTPLTLVVRNADHRNWTWGMSPWEPEGEPAGKGTKPVTLPRPGHADLAGVLKYGHADVRDALERASARHTATHVAAGAVAKALLAEIGVTVAGRPLEVGGARGENGMREATDAARKDRDTLGGIVEVVASGCPPGLGSYAEKGDRLDARLAFALMGIQAVKGVEVGDGFALARVRGSEAHDEIDPGLVRRTNRAGGLEAGMTNGEPVVVRAAMKPLPTLMKPLDSVDLASGEPSQALVERSDVQAVEALAVVAEAAVAWELARAAREKFGGDAIEDFVAAHRAYLDRIQWPRTR, encoded by the coding sequence ATGACGCTCGGCATCGTCACCGCCGGCGAATCCCACGGTCCCGCCCTGGTCGCCGTCCTCACGGGGCTGCCCGCCGGGCTGCGGCTCGACCGGGGCTCCGTCGACGCCGACCTGCGCCGCCGGCAGCAGGGCTACGGCCGCAGCCCGCGCCAGCAGCTCGAGACGGACGTGGTCGAGGTTCTCTCCGGCCTGCGCCACGCGCGCACGCTGGGAACGCCGTTGACGCTCGTCGTCCGCAACGCCGATCACCGCAACTGGACGTGGGGCATGAGCCCGTGGGAGCCGGAAGGGGAGCCCGCCGGCAAGGGGACGAAGCCGGTGACGCTGCCGCGGCCCGGCCACGCCGACCTCGCCGGCGTGCTCAAGTACGGCCACGCCGACGTCCGCGACGCGCTCGAGCGCGCGAGCGCCCGCCACACGGCGACGCACGTTGCCGCCGGCGCCGTCGCGAAGGCGCTGCTGGCCGAGATCGGCGTCACCGTCGCGGGGCGGCCGCTCGAGGTGGGCGGCGCGCGCGGCGAGAACGGCATGCGCGAGGCCACCGACGCCGCGCGCAAGGATCGCGACACGCTCGGCGGCATCGTCGAGGTGGTCGCCAGCGGCTGTCCGCCGGGCCTCGGTTCGTACGCCGAGAAGGGCGACCGGCTCGACGCCCGGCTCGCGTTCGCGCTGATGGGCATCCAGGCCGTCAAGGGCGTCGAGGTGGGGGACGGGTTCGCGCTCGCCCGCGTACGCGGCTCCGAGGCGCACGACGAGATCGACCCGGGGCTCGTGCGGCGCACGAACCGCGCCGGCGGCCTCGAGGCGGGGATGACGAACGGCGAGCCGGTCGTCGTGCGGGCGGCGATGAAGCCCCTGCCGACGCTGATGAAGCCGCTCGACTCGGTCGACCTCGCCAGCGGCGAGCCGTCGCAGGCGCTCGTCGAGCGCAGCGACGTGCAGGCCGTCGAGGCGCTCGCCGTCGTCGCCGAGGCGGCGGTCGCATGGGAGCTCGCGCGCGCGGCCCGGGAGAAGTTCGGCGGCGACGCGATCGAGGACTTCGTCGCCGCCCACCGCGCGTACCTCGACCGCATCCAGTGGCCGCGAACGCGCTAG
- a CDS encoding bifunctional shikimate kinase/3-dehydroquinate synthase: protein MAANALGRHLALAGFMGAGKTTLGERVAQRLRRPFIDLDREIERRTGSTVADLFARGESAFRAVEEEVAADVLAAAEPAVVALGGGAVLSEATRRRLRERAFTVLLEIEPDVAWQRVRDAGRPLAQREEAFRALLDERQPVYDAAAQGRARDLDGIVLAAAGVHVQIGALDLLAELVPGAAPVEIVADANVAGIHGVTAQLALGDRDVATHEVPPGEAAKAIAVLERLWRALRIGRDGTILALGGGCTTDLAGFAAATYMRGVAWVAVPTTLVGQVDAAIGGKTAVDLPGGKNLVGAFHWPTRVVIDAGVLETLPAAERANGMAEVVKTGLLAGEPFWELPEHELVRRCAAYKAAVCLADPHDRGPRTVLNLGHTFAHALEAAAGYELPHGRAVALGLVAALRLSGNDEALAVVSRELAPEPVRVDRDAAWAALARDKKARGRSPRLVLLERSGEPRFGVEVPVAEVRAALDDLIVD, encoded by the coding sequence GTGGCCGCGAACGCGCTAGGGCGACACCTGGCGCTCGCCGGCTTCATGGGGGCCGGCAAGACGACGCTGGGGGAGCGTGTCGCGCAGCGGCTGCGCCGGCCGTTCATCGACCTCGACCGCGAGATCGAACGGCGCACCGGCTCGACCGTCGCCGACCTGTTCGCGCGGGGCGAGAGCGCTTTCCGCGCCGTGGAGGAGGAGGTGGCCGCCGACGTGCTCGCGGCCGCCGAGCCCGCGGTCGTCGCCCTCGGCGGCGGTGCGGTGCTGTCGGAGGCCACGCGCCGGCGCCTGCGCGAGCGGGCGTTCACGGTGCTGCTCGAGATCGAGCCGGACGTGGCGTGGCAGCGGGTGCGGGACGCGGGCCGGCCGCTCGCGCAGCGGGAGGAGGCGTTCCGCGCGCTCCTCGACGAGCGGCAGCCCGTCTACGACGCCGCCGCCCAGGGGCGCGCACGTGACCTGGACGGGATCGTGCTCGCCGCTGCCGGTGTGCACGTGCAGATCGGCGCGCTCGACCTGCTCGCCGAGCTCGTTCCCGGCGCGGCCCCGGTCGAGATCGTCGCCGACGCCAACGTCGCAGGCATCCACGGGGTCACCGCACAGCTCGCCCTCGGCGACCGCGACGTGGCCACCCACGAGGTGCCGCCCGGAGAGGCCGCGAAGGCGATCGCCGTGCTCGAGCGCCTGTGGCGGGCGCTGCGGATCGGGCGCGACGGCACGATCCTCGCGCTCGGCGGCGGCTGCACCACCGACCTCGCCGGCTTCGCCGCCGCCACCTACATGCGCGGCGTCGCATGGGTCGCCGTGCCCACGACGCTCGTCGGCCAGGTGGACGCCGCGATCGGCGGCAAGACCGCCGTCGACCTCCCGGGCGGCAAGAACCTCGTCGGCGCCTTCCACTGGCCCACCCGGGTCGTCATCGACGCCGGCGTGCTCGAGACGCTCCCCGCAGCGGAGCGGGCGAACGGCATGGCCGAGGTCGTGAAGACAGGACTGCTCGCCGGCGAGCCGTTCTGGGAGCTGCCCGAGCACGAGCTCGTGCGCCGCTGCGCCGCCTACAAGGCGGCCGTGTGCCTCGCCGACCCGCACGACCGGGGGCCGCGCACCGTGCTCAACCTCGGCCACACCTTCGCGCACGCGCTCGAGGCCGCCGCGGGGTACGAGCTGCCGCACGGCCGCGCCGTGGCGCTCGGCCTGGTCGCGGCGCTGCGGCTGTCCGGCAACGACGAGGCGCTCGCCGTCGTCTCCCGGGAGCTCGCGCCGGAGCCCGTCCGCGTCGATCGCGATGCCGCCTGGGCCGCGCTCGCGCGCGACAAGAAGGCGCGCGGGCGCTCGCCGCGGCTCGTCCTGCTCGAGCGCAGCGGTGAGCCGCGCTTCGGCGTCGAGGTGCCCGTGGCCGAGGTGCGCGCCGCGCTCGACGACCTGATCGTCGACTAG
- a CDS encoding type II 3-dehydroquinate dehydratase, with the protein MRIDVLNGVNLDLLGKRDPGTYGDSSLQDLETQVYAWARELDLQVRCRQTNHEGEYVEFIHHALGAADGLILNPGAWTHYSWAIRDALEPFANPFVEVHLSNVDEREEWRRFSVLEGLGGMRVVGKGFDGYREALALLGGQRA; encoded by the coding sequence ATGCGCATCGACGTGCTCAACGGGGTCAACCTCGATCTGCTCGGCAAGCGCGACCCCGGCACCTACGGGGACAGCTCGCTGCAGGACCTCGAGACGCAGGTCTACGCGTGGGCGCGCGAGCTCGACCTGCAGGTGCGCTGCCGCCAGACCAACCACGAGGGCGAGTACGTGGAGTTCATCCACCACGCGCTCGGCGCCGCCGACGGGCTCATCCTCAACCCGGGCGCCTGGACGCACTACTCCTGGGCGATCCGCGACGCCCTGGAGCCGTTTGCGAACCCGTTCGTCGAGGTGCACCTCTCGAACGTCGACGAGCGGGAGGAGTGGCGGCGCTTCTCGGTGCTCGAGGGGCTCGGCGGCATGCGGGTCGTCGGCAAGGGCTTCGACGGATACCGGGAGGCGCTCGCGCTTCTCGGCGGGCAGCGCGCATGA
- a CDS encoding M24 family metallopeptidase: MSRLARLGERLSQPLLVTCAPNVRYLTGFESSNCALLVEPGGATTLYTDFRYAEAARAVAGVTFVETRRAVLSALAELLRGRTVGFEAAHVSYAAHEALARAGVELVPTEGVVEGLRAVKDAAEIDAIRRAAAISDEVYAALAAERFTGRSEADLAWWIERTFRERGAQALAFGSIVAAGRNGAMPHHHPGGDVIPAGTLVTVDIGCVVDGYCSDCTRTFATGTPPPELADAYALVLRAQLDGLAAVRAGAAGRDVDAASRVAIAAAELGERYGHGLGHGVGLEVHEAPTLRPESEDTLEAGNVVTVEPGLYLPGVGGCRIEDIVAVGADGCEVLTHFTKDLVTVA; the protein is encoded by the coding sequence ATGAGCAGGCTCGCGCGACTCGGCGAGCGCCTCTCCCAGCCCCTCCTCGTCACGTGCGCGCCGAACGTGCGCTACCTGACGGGCTTCGAGAGCTCGAACTGCGCGCTGCTCGTCGAGCCGGGCGGCGCCACCACCCTGTACACGGACTTCCGCTACGCCGAGGCGGCCCGAGCCGTCGCGGGAGTCACCTTCGTCGAGACGCGCCGCGCCGTGCTCTCGGCGCTCGCCGAGCTGCTCCGCGGCCGCACCGTGGGGTTCGAGGCGGCGCACGTCAGCTACGCGGCCCACGAGGCGCTCGCGCGCGCCGGGGTCGAGCTCGTTCCCACGGAAGGGGTGGTCGAGGGCCTGCGCGCCGTCAAGGACGCCGCGGAGATCGATGCCATCCGGCGCGCCGCCGCGATCTCGGACGAGGTGTATGCGGCGCTCGCGGCCGAGCGGTTCACGGGCCGCAGCGAGGCCGACCTCGCCTGGTGGATCGAGCGGACGTTCCGCGAGCGCGGCGCGCAGGCGCTCGCGTTCGGCTCCATCGTCGCGGCCGGGCGCAACGGCGCCATGCCGCACCACCATCCGGGCGGCGACGTGATCCCGGCCGGCACGCTCGTGACGGTCGACATCGGATGCGTCGTCGACGGCTACTGCTCCGACTGCACACGCACGTTCGCCACCGGCACGCCGCCACCGGAGCTCGCCGACGCGTACGCGCTCGTCCTGCGCGCGCAGCTCGACGGGCTCGCCGCGGTGCGCGCCGGCGCTGCCGGACGGGACGTCGACGCCGCTTCGCGCGTCGCGATCGCCGCCGCGGAGCTCGGCGAGCGCTACGGTCACGGGCTCGGTCACGGCGTCGGCCTCGAGGTGCACGAGGCGCCGACGCTGCGGCCCGAGTCGGAGGACACGCTCGAGGCCGGCAACGTCGTCACCGTCGAGCCCGGCCTCTACCTGCCGGGCGTCGGCGGCTGCCGCATCGAGGACATCGTCGCCGTCGGCGCAGACGGCTGCGAGGTCCTCACGCACTTCACGAAGGATCTCGTCACGGTCGCCTGA